In Hippoglossus stenolepis isolate QCI-W04-F060 chromosome 13, HSTE1.2, whole genome shotgun sequence, a single genomic region encodes these proteins:
- the ppp2r3b gene encoding serine/threonine-protein phosphatase 2A regulatory subunit B'' subunit beta isoform X3, producing MRMKELSLRQDPDLRKELALLARGCDFVLPSRFKKRLRAFQQGQAQVRTEEPVTTALSESIPKFYFPLGRPQANLNIDSLISKIEKIFSQFPNERATIEDMGQVAKACECPVYWKVPLFNSAGGDRTGFVSVHKFVAMWRKILQTCHNDASKFVHLLAKPGCNYLEQDDFIPFLQDVVNTHAGLAFLKDAPDFHSRYITTVIQRIFYNVNRSWTGKISAHELRKSNFLQNVMLLEQEEDVNQLTEFFSYEHFYVIYCKFWELDSDHDLYIDQKDLARHNDQAMSHKMIERIFSGTVTRDRRVHKEGRLSYADFVWFLISEEDKKTDTSIEYWFRCMDLDGDGVLSMYELEYFYEEQCQKLETMAIEPLPFEDCLCQMLDLVKPEVEGKITLRDLKRCKLSHIFFDTFFNIEKYLDHEQRDPFSAIREVETDGQEITDWEKYAAEEYDILVAEEAANDQCNDVYDNPLSPLGQHISTELGLTKRHFFEIPSPHCNLDLDEYEYDDDVE from the exons atgaggatgaaggagcTGTCTTTGCGTCAGGACCCTGACCTGAGGAAGGAGTTGGCTCTGCTGGCACGTGGCTGTGACTTTGTTCTGCCATCTCGCTTCAAGAAGAGGCTCAGAGCTTTCCAACAAGGACAG gcccaggtgaggacagaggagccCGTCACCACAGCGCTCAGTGAAAGCATTCCAAAGTTTTACTTCCCACTAGGCCGACCCCAGGCCAACCTCAACATCGACAGCCTCATTTCCAAAATTGAGAAAATATTTTCCCAATTCCCAAATGAAAGGGCCACCATTGAGGACATGGGGCAGGTTGCCAAG GCCTGTGAGTGCCCCGTCTACTGGAAAGTGCCATTGTTCAACTCCGCTGGAGGCGACAGGACGGGCTTCGTGTCCGTTCACAAATTCGTGGCTATGTGGAGAAA aATTCTGCAGACCTGTCACAATGACGCTTCTAAATTCGTGCACCTCTTGGCCAAGCCTGGCTGCAATTACCTGGAACAAGACGACTTTATTCCATTCCTGCAG GATGTGGTGAACACTCATGCAGGCCTGGCTTTTCTAAAGGACGCACCGGACTTTCACTCACGATACATTACCACG gtgaTTCAGAGGATATTTTACAATGTGAACCGGTCATGGACTGGAAAAATATCAGCTCATGAGCTCAGGAAAAGTAACTTTCTTCAG AATGTGATGTTGCTGGAGCAGGAAGAAGACGTGAACCAGCTGACAGAGTTTTTCTCCTATGAACATTTCTACGTTATCTACTGCAAATTCTGGGAGCTAGACTCAGACCATGACCTCTACATAGACCAGAAGGACCTGGCACGACACAACGACCAAG cCATGTCGCATAAGATGATTGAAAGAATATTCTCAGGAACAGTAACAAG GGACAGACGGGTGCATAAGGAGGGCAGGCTGAGTTATGCCGATTTCGTCTGGTTCCTCATCTCTGAGGAAGACAAGAAGACCGACACCAG TATAGAGTACTGGTTCCGCTGCATGGACCTGGACGGGGACGGGGTGCTCAGCATGTACGAGCTGGAGTACTTCTACGAGGAGCAGTGTCAGAAGCTGGAGACCATGGCGATTGAGCCCCTTCCCTTCGAGGACTGCCTCTGCCAAATGCTCGACCTTGTCAAGCCTGAGGTCGAAG GTAAGATCACGCTGCGGGACCTTAAGAGGTGCAAGTTGTCCCACATCTTCTTCGACACTTTCTTCAACATCGAGAAATACCTGGACCACGAGCAGAGGGACCCGTTCTCTGCTATAAGG GAGGTGGAAACAGACGGACAGGAGATAACAGACTGGGAGAAATACGCTGCAGAGGAGTACGACATCCTGGTGGCAGAGGAGGCAGCCAACGATCAGTGCAACGATGT
- the ppp2r3b gene encoding serine/threonine-protein phosphatase 2A regulatory subunit B'' subunit beta isoform X1, whose product MPSPQVLQPVLKMKVDELFLNWLSDPASQSLLKDYLDLIKSGQNIDLNSGDDQDKGSLSFKENNNVASQRNLAEKRPAALSTPSSPPPASTLPSGSSSNTRVTGPNGRVLRRSVSTKKAQVRTEEPVTTALSESIPKFYFPLGRPQANLNIDSLISKIEKIFSQFPNERATIEDMGQVAKACECPVYWKVPLFNSAGGDRTGFVSVHKFVAMWRKILQTCHNDASKFVHLLAKPGCNYLEQDDFIPFLQDVVNTHAGLAFLKDAPDFHSRYITTVIQRIFYNVNRSWTGKISAHELRKSNFLQNVMLLEQEEDVNQLTEFFSYEHFYVIYCKFWELDSDHDLYIDQKDLARHNDQAMSHKMIERIFSGTVTRDRRVHKEGRLSYADFVWFLISEEDKKTDTSIEYWFRCMDLDGDGVLSMYELEYFYEEQCQKLETMAIEPLPFEDCLCQMLDLVKPEVEGKITLRDLKRCKLSHIFFDTFFNIEKYLDHEQRDPFSAIREVETDGQEITDWEKYAAEEYDILVAEEAANDQCNDVYDNPLSPLGQHISTELGLTKRHFFEIPSPHCNLDLDEYEYDDDVE is encoded by the exons ATGCCGTCACCACAAGTCCTCCAACCGGTCCTTAAAATGAAGGTTGACGAGCTCTTCCTCAACTGGTTGAGTGATCCTGCATCCCAGTCACTACTCAAAGATTATCTTGACCTAATCAAAAGTGGACAAAACATTGATCTGAACAGTGGAGATGACCAGGACAAAGGGTCATTGAGCTTCAAGGAGAACAACAACGTGGCATCCCAAAGGAACCTGGCAGAGAAGAGGCCTGCTGCCCTTAGCACCCCCTCCAGCCCTCCGCCTGCCAGTACCCTGCCCTCTGGCAGTAGCAGTAACACCAGGGTGACAGGACCCAATGGCAGAGTACTAAGGAGGTCTGTCAGCACAAAAAAG gcccaggtgaggacagaggagccCGTCACCACAGCGCTCAGTGAAAGCATTCCAAAGTTTTACTTCCCACTAGGCCGACCCCAGGCCAACCTCAACATCGACAGCCTCATTTCCAAAATTGAGAAAATATTTTCCCAATTCCCAAATGAAAGGGCCACCATTGAGGACATGGGGCAGGTTGCCAAG GCCTGTGAGTGCCCCGTCTACTGGAAAGTGCCATTGTTCAACTCCGCTGGAGGCGACAGGACGGGCTTCGTGTCCGTTCACAAATTCGTGGCTATGTGGAGAAA aATTCTGCAGACCTGTCACAATGACGCTTCTAAATTCGTGCACCTCTTGGCCAAGCCTGGCTGCAATTACCTGGAACAAGACGACTTTATTCCATTCCTGCAG GATGTGGTGAACACTCATGCAGGCCTGGCTTTTCTAAAGGACGCACCGGACTTTCACTCACGATACATTACCACG gtgaTTCAGAGGATATTTTACAATGTGAACCGGTCATGGACTGGAAAAATATCAGCTCATGAGCTCAGGAAAAGTAACTTTCTTCAG AATGTGATGTTGCTGGAGCAGGAAGAAGACGTGAACCAGCTGACAGAGTTTTTCTCCTATGAACATTTCTACGTTATCTACTGCAAATTCTGGGAGCTAGACTCAGACCATGACCTCTACATAGACCAGAAGGACCTGGCACGACACAACGACCAAG cCATGTCGCATAAGATGATTGAAAGAATATTCTCAGGAACAGTAACAAG GGACAGACGGGTGCATAAGGAGGGCAGGCTGAGTTATGCCGATTTCGTCTGGTTCCTCATCTCTGAGGAAGACAAGAAGACCGACACCAG TATAGAGTACTGGTTCCGCTGCATGGACCTGGACGGGGACGGGGTGCTCAGCATGTACGAGCTGGAGTACTTCTACGAGGAGCAGTGTCAGAAGCTGGAGACCATGGCGATTGAGCCCCTTCCCTTCGAGGACTGCCTCTGCCAAATGCTCGACCTTGTCAAGCCTGAGGTCGAAG GTAAGATCACGCTGCGGGACCTTAAGAGGTGCAAGTTGTCCCACATCTTCTTCGACACTTTCTTCAACATCGAGAAATACCTGGACCACGAGCAGAGGGACCCGTTCTCTGCTATAAGG GAGGTGGAAACAGACGGACAGGAGATAACAGACTGGGAGAAATACGCTGCAGAGGAGTACGACATCCTGGTGGCAGAGGAGGCAGCCAACGATCAGTGCAACGATGT
- the ppp2r3b gene encoding serine/threonine-protein phosphatase 2A regulatory subunit B'' subunit beta isoform X2: MPSPQVLQPVLKMKVDELFLNWLSDPASQSLLKDYLDLIKSGQNIDLNSGDDQDKGSLSFKENNNVASQRNLAEKRPAALSTPSSPPPASTLPSGSSSNTRVTGPNGRVLRRSVSTKKAQVRTEEPVTTALSESIPKFYFPLGRPQANLNIDSLISKIEKIFSQFPNERATIEDMGQVAKACECPVYWKVPLFNSAGGDRTGFVSVHKFVAMWRKILQTCHNDASKFVHLLAKPGCNYLEQDDFIPFLQDVVNTHAGLAFLKDAPDFHSRYITTVIQRIFYNVNRSWTGKISAHELRKSNFLQNVMLLEQEEDVNQLTEFFSYEHFYVIYCKFWELDSDHDLYIDQKDLARHNDQAMSHKMIERIFSGTVTRDRRVHKEGRLSYADFVWFLISEEDKKTDTSIEYWFRCMDLDGDGVLSMYELEYFYEEQCQKLETMAIEPLPFEDCLCQMLDLVKPEVEGKITLRDLKRCKLSHIFFDTFFNIEKYLDHEQRDPFSAIREVETDGQEITDWEKYAAEEYDILVAEEAANDQCNDVSTTDF; the protein is encoded by the exons ATGCCGTCACCACAAGTCCTCCAACCGGTCCTTAAAATGAAGGTTGACGAGCTCTTCCTCAACTGGTTGAGTGATCCTGCATCCCAGTCACTACTCAAAGATTATCTTGACCTAATCAAAAGTGGACAAAACATTGATCTGAACAGTGGAGATGACCAGGACAAAGGGTCATTGAGCTTCAAGGAGAACAACAACGTGGCATCCCAAAGGAACCTGGCAGAGAAGAGGCCTGCTGCCCTTAGCACCCCCTCCAGCCCTCCGCCTGCCAGTACCCTGCCCTCTGGCAGTAGCAGTAACACCAGGGTGACAGGACCCAATGGCAGAGTACTAAGGAGGTCTGTCAGCACAAAAAAG gcccaggtgaggacagaggagccCGTCACCACAGCGCTCAGTGAAAGCATTCCAAAGTTTTACTTCCCACTAGGCCGACCCCAGGCCAACCTCAACATCGACAGCCTCATTTCCAAAATTGAGAAAATATTTTCCCAATTCCCAAATGAAAGGGCCACCATTGAGGACATGGGGCAGGTTGCCAAG GCCTGTGAGTGCCCCGTCTACTGGAAAGTGCCATTGTTCAACTCCGCTGGAGGCGACAGGACGGGCTTCGTGTCCGTTCACAAATTCGTGGCTATGTGGAGAAA aATTCTGCAGACCTGTCACAATGACGCTTCTAAATTCGTGCACCTCTTGGCCAAGCCTGGCTGCAATTACCTGGAACAAGACGACTTTATTCCATTCCTGCAG GATGTGGTGAACACTCATGCAGGCCTGGCTTTTCTAAAGGACGCACCGGACTTTCACTCACGATACATTACCACG gtgaTTCAGAGGATATTTTACAATGTGAACCGGTCATGGACTGGAAAAATATCAGCTCATGAGCTCAGGAAAAGTAACTTTCTTCAG AATGTGATGTTGCTGGAGCAGGAAGAAGACGTGAACCAGCTGACAGAGTTTTTCTCCTATGAACATTTCTACGTTATCTACTGCAAATTCTGGGAGCTAGACTCAGACCATGACCTCTACATAGACCAGAAGGACCTGGCACGACACAACGACCAAG cCATGTCGCATAAGATGATTGAAAGAATATTCTCAGGAACAGTAACAAG GGACAGACGGGTGCATAAGGAGGGCAGGCTGAGTTATGCCGATTTCGTCTGGTTCCTCATCTCTGAGGAAGACAAGAAGACCGACACCAG TATAGAGTACTGGTTCCGCTGCATGGACCTGGACGGGGACGGGGTGCTCAGCATGTACGAGCTGGAGTACTTCTACGAGGAGCAGTGTCAGAAGCTGGAGACCATGGCGATTGAGCCCCTTCCCTTCGAGGACTGCCTCTGCCAAATGCTCGACCTTGTCAAGCCTGAGGTCGAAG GTAAGATCACGCTGCGGGACCTTAAGAGGTGCAAGTTGTCCCACATCTTCTTCGACACTTTCTTCAACATCGAGAAATACCTGGACCACGAGCAGAGGGACCCGTTCTCTGCTATAAGG GAGGTGGAAACAGACGGACAGGAGATAACAGACTGGGAGAAATACGCTGCAGAGGAGTACGACATCCTGGTGGCAGAGGAGGCAGCCAACGATCAGTGCAACGATGT